The Candidatus Latescibacterota bacterium sequence ACGCATTTTACGATGTACGATGTGTCGACGCCTGAAGACACGGTTCAATTTATCGAGGCCTTTCAGGATTATACATCTATGGAAGGATTCTGCCTTGTGACCGGAGAGCCGATGGTTCCAGGAACGACCTATCGGCTCGAAGCTGACGATGTCTGTTGCGACTGCCACGGATGCAACGATTCCAGTTTTGAATTCACATATGAAGGAGGATTCGAGGACCGGCCTGATCTGGATATAGTGATGTTCAGGGCTCCGGTGACAAAACCGGATTCATGCGCATCCATCCCGATCGAATTTTCAGTCATTAATCACGGATCCGTTCAGGTCGATTCGTTCGATATCCTTATCGAATATGGAGAGAGCCCTGACCCGATCCTCACACTATATCACGAGACCCATTACGATCTTTATCCCGAAAGTACCGTTCACACAAAGATATACGCGCCTCTTCCGAATAACTCTTCGACTTCACTGTTCCTGAAAATAGACTGCGATACAGACAACAATGTCACTGAGTGGATCGAATTCAACAATGATTTCTACCGTTCCTTCCGGAATTACAATCCCGTCATTAATTCGGTCGATGATTTCCCGGGTGACTACGGAGAAATGGTGACCCTGAAGTTTAACGCTTCCTATTATGATTACATTCAATCAGGTCCGAGGGTCGATTACGAGATATATCGAAGGGATCTGGATGGTGCAGCCTGGACATGCATCGACACGATTCCCGGGAATCATGGGCGCAGCTATTCTGCGTCAATCCCGACTGAAGCTGATTCAACCGTCGAGGGCGGACTTGTATGGTCAGCATTTACAGTCAACGCGATAATCGATTACGGCCTTGAATCCTATATGTCCTGTCCGGATTCAGGATATTCTCTGGACAACCTTGGAGATATCGGAATCGAACTGGTATCGAGTTCGCTCGTCCTTGAAGGTTCTGCGTTAAGATTGACCTGGACCGTCATTCTATCCGAAGATCCAGGGGGTTCTGTCTTCGAGATACAGAGATTAGAAAACGAGGGGCCCTATGACCTCGTTTCCAATCCGGTCATCCTGAATGACGGAAACATGTTCTGGTTTGAGGATACCTCCGTTCAGTCAGGTAACGATTACAGATACAGGATGTTTTCTCTTTCTGCCGAGGGAACGCGACAACTATTGCTGGAGACCGAGTCCATGCTTATTCCCCGGTTACCTCTATCTTTGATGCAAAACAGGCCGAATCCATTTAATCCGGTCACAGAGATCGAGTTCTTTCTGCCCAGACCATCCTTTGTCAACCTGACCGTATATGATATTACCGGAAGAGTCGTCAAATGTCTTGTGAACGAGGAGAAAGATACCGGGAATCATATAACAACCTGGGATGGATTGGACCGAATCGGTAACAAGGTCTCATCAGGTATTTATCTCTATCGGATCAAGGCAGGCAAGGAAGCTGTCTCCAGGAAGATGGTCCTTCTGAAGTAGAATTTTGATGCGGTTGAGGGTAAGAATCTCGGTGCCGGGCAGGATAGAATATATGCCCCCCGCACAATGTATCACGGTCAGAATGAATCTTTCGATAATCGTCAATAGCGTTTACGATATATATGACGTTGTCGGTCATATTGGTCTGGTCCTGATTTAGACAAATCGTAACTTATGTAATAACAACAAGATACAATTCTCGAATTCTTCCTGAGGAATGGTACGCCCGTTGCTTGAGGATTATGTCTGGATCGCTGCAATGCTTCTATACGGATCTGGTCTGCGTTTGATGGAATGTCTTCATCTCAGAGTAAAGGATATCGATTTTGCGTATGGACAGGTGATGGTCAGGGACGGAAAGGGAGGCAGAGATAGAGTCGCTCCGCTTCCAGACAGCGTAAAAACCAGGCTGACTCATCACCTTGAATATGTAAAGCATCTTCACAAATCTGACCTGGCGGCAGGGAGGGGATCCGTGATGATCCCTGGAGCGCTGGCAAGAAAGTTTCCCAAAGGTAACATGCTCTGGGGATGGCAATGGGTCTTTCCCGCGACTCGGTTGTTCAGGGACAAGAAAACGGAGAAGATCTACAGGCACCACCTTCACGAATCGGTCGTCCAGAAAGGTGTGAAGAAGGCGGCAGGACTCGCGGGAATTAACAAGCGTGTTACCTGTCATACATTCAGACACTCATTCGCTACTCATCTCCTTCAGGATGGCTACGATATCAGGACGGTTCAGGAACTCCTCGGGCATAAGGATGTCCGGACAACGATGATATATACTCATGTCCTCAACAGGGGAGGGATGGGCGT is a genomic window containing:
- a CDS encoding T9SS type A sorting domain-containing protein is translated as MTCIYDHSAFMPFDIYVFLDPGINGAMGAEYHMECQSGTHVLIEYINNDFIPIYMGNPTMVPGISLAFNECQTELVWLQKLTFFPFSAEVEYFILGPHVDTNMLAIATCESGYPKAEATSMNWFSFNECWHIPPRISAIEATSPISLRVDFIPCINSWGLRTYYTHFTMYDVSTPEDTVQFIEAFQDYTSMEGFCLVTGEPMVPGTTYRLEADDVCCDCHGCNDSSFEFTYEGGFEDRPDLDIVMFRAPVTKPDSCASIPIEFSVINHGSVQVDSFDILIEYGESPDPILTLYHETHYDLYPESTVHTKIYAPLPNNSSTSLFLKIDCDTDNNVTEWIEFNNDFYRSFRNYNPVINSVDDFPGDYGEMVTLKFNASYYDYIQSGPRVDYEIYRRDLDGAAWTCIDTIPGNHGRSYSASIPTEADSTVEGGLVWSAFTVNAIIDYGLESYMSCPDSGYSLDNLGDIGIELVSSSLVLEGSALRLTWTVILSEDPGGSVFEIQRLENEGPYDLVSNPVILNDGNMFWFEDTSVQSGNDYRYRMFSLSAEGTRQLLLETESMLIPRLPLSLMQNRPNPFNPVTEIEFFLPRPSFVNLTVYDITGRVVKCLVNEEKDTGNHITTWDGLDRIGNKVSSGIYLYRIKAGKEAVSRKMVLLK
- a CDS encoding integron integrase gives rise to the protein MVRPLLEDYVWIAAMLLYGSGLRLMECLHLRVKDIDFAYGQVMVRDGKGGRDRVAPLPDSVKTRLTHHLEYVKHLHKSDLAAGRGSVMIPGALARKFPKGNMLWGWQWVFPATRLFRDKKTEKIYRHHLHESVVQKGVKKAAGLAGINKRVTCHTFRHSFATHLLQDGYDIRTVQELLGHKDVRTTMIYTHVLNRGGMGVKSPADSF